In Candidatus Zixiibacteriota bacterium, one genomic interval encodes:
- a CDS encoding thrombospondin type 3 repeat-containing protein, which yields MPTDNLREQFGCLAQSALTSEQSAVMRTRIFTGDTFRVLAIMVDWQDRPGSYSRETFDTLFFSRGVLTSGSVADYFGEVSYGQLQFVGEVLDWYHAGSYATDFDFETLLPLLDPAVDFSQYDGNHDGNVDGVVFIRSGNSRCESGVITDMYSFATTYPPNPGPGPGPFDGVYVNAWMTTSETRPVRATWDPRFVIGSALTAVRLPAHETSHLLGLFDLYDFDIRWDTANFYDPNDDNNHPVYDWCVMGELGYGLWSLGSVNPSHHCGWSKARLGWITPITLTTPVYDGLAIINVETTKDSSLYRLPISRDGNEYFLLEYRNPQSPAIFDKFDSDFSVFFFPDLAYGCDRLDRGLLITHIDDAMPCNCGTPSYPHYQVEVEDAGYDPSHDFSTNPEGRVTDSAQWWYPYESRKGALFSSDVPGQETFGPNTVPNSNGYGGATGITITVDSIIGERLYVSIQQPDTDGDGIADASDNCSSLVNPSQSDVDDDGIGDPCDNCPAFANGDQVDSDADGVGSACDNCPLLEPISKSVFDLSS from the coding sequence ATGCCGACTGACAATCTCAGGGAGCAGTTCGGCTGTTTGGCGCAATCAGCTCTCACCTCGGAACAATCAGCGGTTATGCGCACCCGGATATTCACCGGTGATACCTTTCGGGTGCTGGCTATCATGGTAGACTGGCAGGACAGACCCGGGAGCTATTCCCGAGAGACATTCGACACGCTGTTTTTTTCACGCGGGGTTCTTACGTCCGGTTCGGTCGCTGATTATTTCGGCGAAGTGTCATACGGCCAGCTACAGTTTGTGGGTGAGGTACTCGATTGGTACCATGCCGGCTCCTATGCCACAGATTTTGATTTTGAGACACTTTTGCCGTTGCTTGATCCGGCAGTGGACTTTTCACAGTATGACGGCAATCATGACGGAAATGTCGATGGAGTCGTTTTTATTCGGTCGGGCAACAGCAGATGTGAATCAGGAGTGATTACCGACATGTATTCATTTGCCACGACGTATCCGCCTAATCCGGGTCCTGGGCCGGGGCCGTTTGACGGAGTATACGTCAACGCCTGGATGACGACCTCCGAGACTCGACCGGTCCGTGCGACATGGGATCCTCGGTTCGTAATTGGGAGCGCCTTGACGGCAGTACGATTGCCGGCACACGAAACGTCGCATCTGCTGGGTTTGTTCGATCTCTATGACTTTGACATTCGCTGGGACACGGCGAATTTCTATGATCCGAACGACGACAACAACCACCCGGTCTATGACTGGTGTGTTATGGGGGAACTTGGGTACGGGCTGTGGTCGCTGGGCTCTGTGAACCCGTCGCACCACTGCGGCTGGAGCAAAGCTCGACTGGGGTGGATTACGCCAATAACACTGACGACGCCGGTGTACGATGGGCTGGCCATCATCAATGTCGAGACGACCAAGGACAGCTCACTGTATCGCCTGCCGATCAGCCGGGATGGCAACGAGTATTTTCTGCTGGAGTATCGGAATCCGCAGTCACCAGCAATTTTCGACAAGTTCGACTCAGATTTCAGCGTATTTTTCTTTCCGGATCTCGCTTACGGTTGTGACCGGTTGGACAGAGGACTTTTGATCACGCATATCGATGACGCCATGCCGTGCAATTGCGGCACGCCATCGTACCCCCATTATCAGGTTGAGGTGGAGGATGCCGGTTATGATCCCTCGCATGATTTCAGCACCAATCCCGAAGGCCGGGTTACGGACAGTGCGCAGTGGTGGTATCCCTATGAATCTCGCAAAGGAGCGTTGTTCTCGAGCGATGTCCCGGGCCAGGAGACCTTTGGTCCCAACACCGTCCCGAACAGCAATGGCTATGGCGGTGCAACCGGCATAACGATCACGGTCGATTCGATTATCGGGGAGCGGTTATACGTGAGTATCCAGCAGCCGGATACGGACGGCGATGGCATAGCAGACGCCTCGGACAACTGTTCTTCACTGGTCAATCCTTCTCAGTCCGATGTTGACGATGATGGGATAGGTGACCCATGTGACAATTGCCCCGCGTTCGCCAATGGTGATCAAGTCGACTCGGACGCCGATGGGGTCGGCAGTGCCTGCGACAATTGCCCGTTACTAGAACCTATCTCAAAATCAGTTTTTGATTTGTCATCGTGA
- a CDS encoding prolyl oligopeptidase family serine peptidase — MRIGNVRFNLRTLLGAVTMLCANVFALEPYPSTAKRPVTDVYHGISLTENYRWLENLNDPEVRAWADAENAYTHAFIDKIPSRPAIRDYFKNLYTAASTSYYDLKYRHGLLFAQKFQPPKEQSFIVCLKSPNDTANEKVVFDPNVFDTTGSTSMDFYVPSPDGRYIAVSLSKFGSEDGTVHVFDVATGKALPDQIPRVNYPTGGGSVAWTKDNTGIYYTRYPDKGERAEADMHFYQQVYYHKFGTPVSQDTYVIGKEFPRIAEIELEASDDGNYMLATVLNGDGGEHAHYLLNEATGQWTQLTKFKDMITTAKFGIDQALYMLSLNGSPKGKLLRMNLSATELSKSSTVVPESDATIKGFEPTASRLYVVDLLGGPSRMRVFDMNGKEEGAVPVEPISSVGQPVWLDGDKVLYSAQSYLKPSAWYEYDPSSGAPVKTALAKKSIVNFDDCEVRREFAISKDGTKVPMNIIHRKGTELNGRNPTILYGYGGYSISMTPGFNERNRLWLDQGGVYVIANLRGGGEFGDEWHRAGNLTTKQNVFDDFAACARWLIDNGYTSPSKLAIEGGSNGGLLMGAALTQHPEFYAAVISYVGIYDMLRVELSPNGEFNTTEFGTVKDKAQFEALYGYSPYHHVVDGAKYPAVLFLAGDHDGRVDPANSRKMTARMQAATSSGKPVLLRTSATAGHGIGTSLSENIEEDADVFAFLFDQLGMTYRQKQ, encoded by the coding sequence ATGAGAATAGGCAACGTCAGATTCAATCTCAGAACTCTGCTTGGCGCAGTGACGATGTTGTGTGCGAATGTGTTTGCTCTTGAACCGTATCCCTCCACGGCGAAACGGCCGGTCACTGATGTCTACCATGGCATTTCGCTTACTGAGAACTATCGCTGGCTGGAGAATCTGAACGACCCGGAGGTGAGAGCCTGGGCGGATGCGGAGAACGCGTATACGCACGCGTTTATCGACAAGATTCCGTCCCGTCCGGCGATCCGTGACTATTTCAAGAATCTCTATACTGCGGCCAGCACCAGCTATTACGATTTGAAATACCGGCACGGACTGCTGTTTGCGCAGAAATTCCAGCCGCCAAAAGAGCAATCGTTCATAGTCTGTTTGAAGTCTCCCAATGACACTGCCAACGAAAAGGTCGTATTCGATCCGAATGTTTTCGATACGACCGGATCGACCTCGATGGATTTCTACGTGCCATCGCCTGATGGACGATATATCGCGGTATCGCTGTCGAAATTCGGCAGCGAAGATGGTACGGTGCATGTGTTCGATGTTGCCACCGGCAAAGCGCTTCCGGATCAAATTCCGCGAGTTAATTATCCTACCGGCGGGGGGAGTGTGGCCTGGACGAAGGACAACACCGGGATTTACTACACTCGGTATCCGGACAAAGGGGAGCGGGCCGAGGCGGATATGCATTTTTATCAGCAGGTGTACTATCACAAGTTCGGGACACCCGTAAGCCAGGACACATATGTGATCGGCAAGGAGTTTCCGCGCATTGCCGAGATTGAGTTGGAGGCATCGGACGACGGCAACTATATGCTGGCGACGGTATTGAACGGCGACGGCGGCGAGCATGCACATTATTTGCTGAATGAAGCCACCGGCCAGTGGACGCAGTTGACGAAATTCAAGGACATGATCACGACCGCCAAATTTGGGATCGACCAGGCGCTGTATATGTTGTCGCTTAATGGTTCGCCGAAGGGGAAATTACTTCGCATGAACTTGTCGGCCACGGAGCTTTCCAAATCGAGCACGGTGGTGCCGGAGAGTGACGCGACCATCAAGGGGTTTGAGCCGACGGCTTCGCGTTTATACGTGGTGGACTTGCTCGGAGGTCCCTCTCGGATGCGAGTGTTCGACATGAACGGCAAGGAAGAAGGGGCAGTTCCGGTGGAACCGATATCATCGGTTGGCCAGCCGGTTTGGCTTGATGGGGATAAAGTTCTCTACAGCGCGCAATCGTATCTGAAGCCATCGGCGTGGTACGAATACGACCCATCATCCGGTGCGCCGGTCAAAACCGCGTTGGCGAAAAAGTCGATTGTGAATTTCGATGACTGCGAAGTGAGACGCGAATTTGCGATTTCCAAAGATGGCACAAAAGTACCGATGAATATTATTCATCGAAAAGGGACCGAACTGAACGGGCGGAATCCTACAATTCTGTATGGCTATGGGGGATACAGTATCAGCATGACACCCGGGTTCAACGAACGGAATCGGCTTTGGCTCGACCAGGGGGGCGTCTATGTTATAGCCAATCTTAGAGGCGGCGGGGAGTTTGGCGATGAATGGCACCGGGCCGGGAATCTGACGACCAAGCAGAACGTGTTCGATGATTTTGCGGCCTGCGCACGGTGGCTGATCGACAATGGGTACACATCGCCATCAAAGCTGGCAATCGAGGGAGGCAGCAATGGGGGATTGCTTATGGGGGCAGCACTTACGCAACATCCTGAGTTTTACGCCGCCGTTATCAGCTACGTGGGTATCTACGACATGTTGCGAGTGGAGCTTTCTCCCAACGGTGAATTCAACACCACCGAGTTCGGCACCGTGAAAGACAAGGCGCAGTTTGAGGCGCTATATGGCTACTCACCGTATCATCACGTGGTTGATGGCGCCAAATACCCGGCGGTACTGTTCCTGGCCGGTGATCACGATGGTCGAGTTGACCCGGCGAATTCGCGAAAGATGACCGCGCGGATGCAGGCAGCGACATCGTCCGGCAAGCCAGTATTGCTTCGCACCAGCGCGACGGCAGGACACGGGATCGGGACCTCGCTCAGCGAAAATATCGAAGAGGACGCCGACGTGTTCGCATTTCTGTTTGATCAACTGGGAATGACCTACCGTCAGAAGCAGTGA
- a CDS encoding dihydroorotase, whose protein sequence is MTNKKFDLVIKGGRVVDPALGFGQDAHLFIKDGRISAIESDSAEMSRMLKTLDGDQVIDASEKLVVPGLIDIHVHLREPGREDEETIESGCRAAAAGGFTAVCCMPNTTPRIDNQETVKFVQDRAEGASARVYVVGAITKNIEGKELAEIGDLVKMGAVAITDDGHYVQNPDIMRRALEYSKMFKIPVCQHAEDQYLVSGGVMNESFQSTRLGLKGSPAVAEEVAVLRDIALCRVTGARLHIQHISTRRAVEAIRQAKREGVNVTTEACPHHFVLTDEEIGKEFNTNLRVNPPIRTKEDRDAVIEGLVDGTIDCIASDHAPHSEEEKDCEFDQAPSGMIGLETTLGLVKTYLVDRGYLDWGDAIRKLTSNPARIFGLKGGTLAVGAAADITIIDPDKKWTIRAEKFRSRSKNSPFIGWKLSGQVYKTILGGKVVFEL, encoded by the coding sequence ATGACTAACAAGAAATTCGATTTGGTCATCAAGGGGGGACGGGTTGTCGATCCGGCGCTGGGATTCGGACAGGACGCACACCTGTTTATCAAAGATGGTCGGATATCGGCGATCGAAAGCGATTCGGCGGAGATGTCGCGTATGCTCAAGACGCTCGATGGGGATCAGGTAATCGATGCTTCGGAAAAACTCGTCGTGCCGGGATTGATAGACATTCACGTGCATTTGCGTGAGCCTGGACGCGAAGACGAGGAGACGATTGAGTCCGGCTGTCGCGCGGCGGCGGCAGGTGGGTTCACAGCGGTTTGCTGTATGCCGAATACGACACCTCGCATCGACAACCAGGAGACGGTCAAGTTTGTGCAGGACCGGGCAGAGGGGGCATCGGCGAGGGTGTATGTTGTTGGTGCAATTACCAAGAATATCGAAGGGAAAGAGCTGGCGGAGATTGGGGATCTGGTCAAGATGGGCGCGGTAGCGATTACGGATGACGGCCATTATGTCCAGAACCCGGACATAATGCGGCGGGCGCTGGAGTATTCCAAGATGTTCAAGATACCGGTCTGCCAGCATGCCGAAGATCAATATCTGGTTTCGGGCGGGGTGATGAATGAATCGTTCCAGTCAACACGCTTGGGGTTGAAAGGCTCGCCGGCGGTGGCGGAGGAAGTGGCGGTACTACGGGATATTGCGCTTTGTCGTGTCACTGGAGCGCGTCTGCACATCCAGCACATATCGACACGGCGCGCGGTGGAGGCAATACGTCAGGCGAAGCGCGAAGGGGTCAATGTGACGACAGAGGCGTGCCCGCATCATTTTGTGCTCACTGACGAAGAGATCGGTAAGGAGTTCAACACCAATCTCCGGGTCAATCCACCGATTCGAACCAAAGAGGACCGGGATGCGGTGATTGAGGGACTGGTGGACGGCACGATCGATTGTATCGCCTCGGACCACGCGCCGCACTCCGAGGAAGAGAAGGACTGCGAGTTTGACCAGGCGCCATCAGGGATGATCGGTCTTGAGACAACGCTTGGGCTCGTGAAAACGTATCTGGTGGATAGGGGGTATCTGGACTGGGGGGATGCGATTCGCAAGTTGACCTCCAATCCGGCCCGAATTTTCGGGTTGAAGGGTGGGACGTTGGCGGTGGGGGCAGCGGCGGATATTACGATAATCGACCCGGACAAGAAATGGACTATTCGCGCGGAGAAGTTTCGTTCCCGTTCCAAGAACTCGCCGTTCATCGGCTGGAAACTCAGTGGACAGGTGTATAAAACGATACTGGGAGGGAAGGTGGTGTTTGAGCTATGA
- a CDS encoding aspartate carbamoyltransferase catalytic subunit yields the protein MSHLASRHLLGLEGVSKEDMTLILDTADSFREVLDRTIKKLPTLRGITVVNLFYEPSTRTRISFELAEKRLSADTVSFSPSTSSVQKGESLRDTVQNIEAMKIDMVVVRHKSSGVPYYLTQCMDANIINAGDGTHEHPTQGLLDMFTIRRKYKKLEGLRVVLVGDVKHSRVTRSNLWGLKTMGASVALCGPSTLMPYEVERFGVDHYTDIDEALEGADVVNIMRIQLERQQAGLFPSQREYTNLFGITRERLKRLNKNYTIMHPGPMNRGVEITSEVADSDQSVILDQVTNGVAVRMAVLYLLSGRKKEEGADND from the coding sequence ATGAGCCATCTGGCATCGCGGCATTTGCTCGGTCTGGAGGGGGTCTCCAAAGAGGACATGACGCTGATTCTCGACACTGCGGATTCATTCCGGGAGGTACTCGATCGCACGATCAAAAAGCTGCCGACACTTCGCGGGATCACAGTGGTGAATCTGTTTTATGAACCATCGACCCGTACTCGCATTTCGTTCGAGCTGGCAGAGAAGCGGTTGTCGGCGGATACGGTCAGCTTCTCGCCCTCGACCTCGTCCGTGCAGAAGGGGGAGTCGCTGCGGGATACGGTGCAGAATATTGAAGCGATGAAGATCGACATGGTGGTGGTGCGACACAAGTCATCGGGGGTGCCGTATTATCTCACGCAGTGCATGGATGCGAATATCATCAATGCCGGCGACGGTACGCACGAGCACCCAACGCAGGGGCTTCTGGATATGTTCACCATACGCCGCAAATACAAAAAGCTCGAAGGCTTGCGGGTGGTGCTGGTGGGGGACGTAAAACACTCGCGTGTTACGCGTTCGAATTTGTGGGGACTGAAGACGATGGGGGCATCGGTGGCACTGTGCGGGCCATCGACCTTGATGCCGTACGAAGTGGAGCGGTTTGGGGTGGACCATTACACCGACATCGATGAGGCGCTGGAGGGGGCGGATGTAGTGAATATCATGCGGATTCAACTGGAACGACAGCAGGCCGGGCTGTTTCCATCGCAGAGGGAATACACGAACCTGTTTGGCATAACCAGGGAACGGCTCAAGCGATTGAACAAGAACTACACGATCATGCATCCGGGGCCGATGAATCGCGGGGTGGAGATTACCAGTGAGGTGGCGGACAGCGATCAATCGGTGATACTGGATCAAGTAACCAACGGCGTGGCAGTCCGGATGGCGGTGCTGTATCTGCTTTCGGGCCGCAAGAAAGAGGAGGGAGCGGACAATGACTAA
- the pyrR gene encoding bifunctional pyr operon transcriptional regulator/uracil phosphoribosyltransferase PyrR gives MSSNNDIILDETKIGRALTRIAHEILEHNSGAETLAVIGILTRGAFLAKRIAAIIENLEGVKVPVGLMDISLYRDDLHSKLDQPVVQRTDILFEVSERNIILVDDVLYTGRTIRAALDQIIDFGRPRTIQLAVLVDRGHRELPIKADYVGVNIPTSKSDQVVLEVKEKEGSDRVYIVKGGAGSSTTAKVPAKTPKKKGGRT, from the coding sequence TTGTCGTCGAACAATGATATCATACTCGATGAGACCAAAATCGGGCGGGCGCTGACCCGGATCGCGCACGAGATCCTGGAGCACAATTCTGGCGCGGAGACGCTGGCGGTGATCGGGATCCTGACGCGCGGCGCGTTTCTGGCCAAGCGGATCGCGGCCATTATCGAGAACCTGGAAGGGGTGAAGGTGCCGGTGGGACTGATGGATATCAGTCTGTATCGTGATGACCTGCATTCCAAGCTGGACCAGCCGGTGGTGCAGCGAACCGATATTCTGTTCGAAGTGTCCGAGCGGAATATCATTCTTGTCGATGATGTGCTGTACACCGGGCGGACCATTCGCGCGGCGCTGGATCAAATCATCGATTTCGGCCGCCCGCGCACGATTCAACTGGCGGTGCTGGTAGACCGCGGGCATCGCGAACTTCCGATTAAAGCCGACTATGTGGGGGTCAATATCCCGACCTCCAAATCGGACCAAGTGGTGCTGGAAGTGAAGGAAAAAGAAGGGTCCGACCGGGTGTATATCGTCAAAGGGGGAGCGGGGTCATCGACGACGGCTAAAGTCCCGGCCAAAACGCCTAAGAAGAAGGGGGGTCGCACATGA
- a CDS encoding ATP-binding cassette domain-containing protein produces the protein MIRLQNISFGYVASEPPVLARLTLEIRVGESVCVMGANGCGKSTLARILAGLARPTSGAISFDGLNPETGSAPLAAILFQNPDNQMVASTVEKEIAFGLENLAVPLGEMEQLITETLERFGIGHLRSRLTTELSGGEKQRVALASVMVTHPPVLILDEPDSFLDEPGKRMLGDELERLHREDPSLIEIRITQYPAIARQYARLIVLHDGSIAADGRPEKILADSQLCLRTGLRFDEKKVTRVMVPAYNGASRTEVSKRVSEIRVHDLSAGYQGGNAVVAGLTMTFCAGEIVGLIGPSGSGKSTLGLTLCGLLAPVAGGYEILDAGGQVIPRRERHALVVGAFQQPERQFFLQTCAEEVAFGPKNAGLTLSQDQIESYFELVGLDAWRFMGRDPFTLSMGEKRRLAFAAVLSVAPALVVFDEPTCGLDPEGVGRFIVMSRALKERGVGQVIISHDGDVIKQLCDRVLQLYGDGRFTHTTSSDLFAEKGYAGVLSTPSR, from the coding sequence ATGATCCGACTACAGAACATCAGTTTTGGCTACGTGGCGTCAGAACCTCCCGTTCTGGCAAGGTTGACGCTTGAGATACGAGTGGGGGAATCGGTCTGTGTGATGGGGGCGAACGGGTGCGGCAAGTCGACGCTCGCGAGAATTTTGGCCGGGCTGGCCAGGCCGACCTCGGGTGCGATCAGCTTTGACGGTCTGAATCCGGAAACCGGCTCGGCACCACTGGCAGCAATACTCTTCCAGAACCCTGACAATCAGATGGTGGCATCGACGGTCGAAAAGGAAATCGCGTTCGGGCTGGAGAATCTTGCGGTGCCGCTTGGGGAGATGGAGCAACTGATCACCGAAACCCTGGAGCGGTTCGGTATCGGCCATCTTCGATCGCGGTTGACGACCGAGTTATCCGGCGGCGAAAAGCAGCGCGTGGCGCTGGCCTCGGTGATGGTAACGCATCCGCCGGTTCTCATTCTGGATGAGCCGGATTCGTTCTTGGACGAGCCGGGGAAACGGATGCTCGGCGACGAACTTGAAAGGTTGCATCGAGAGGATCCATCACTCATCGAAATCCGGATCACGCAGTATCCGGCGATTGCGCGGCAATACGCACGGCTCATCGTGCTGCACGACGGCTCGATCGCGGCCGATGGCCGCCCGGAAAAGATCCTCGCCGACAGCCAACTTTGCTTGAGAACCGGACTCAGGTTTGACGAGAAAAAAGTCACGCGTGTGATGGTGCCTGCCTACAATGGTGCATCGCGGACTGAGGTGTCGAAACGTGTCTCCGAGATTCGAGTGCACGACCTTTCGGCTGGTTATCAGGGGGGGAATGCGGTGGTGGCCGGACTGACCATGACGTTTTGCGCGGGGGAGATCGTTGGGCTCATTGGGCCGTCTGGCTCCGGCAAGAGCACACTTGGACTCACGTTGTGCGGTCTGCTGGCGCCGGTGGCTGGGGGCTATGAAATTCTCGACGCCGGTGGTCAAGTAATCCCCAGGCGGGAGCGTCACGCTCTCGTGGTGGGAGCGTTTCAGCAGCCGGAACGACAGTTTTTCCTCCAGACGTGCGCTGAAGAGGTGGCTTTTGGACCGAAGAACGCGGGACTGACCCTGAGCCAGGATCAGATCGAGTCATATTTTGAATTGGTTGGGCTGGATGCCTGGCGATTCATGGGGCGCGATCCGTTTACGTTGTCGATGGGGGAAAAGCGGCGGCTGGCGTTCGCGGCGGTACTTTCGGTGGCGCCGGCGCTGGTAGTATTCGATGAGCCGACCTGCGGTTTGGACCCGGAAGGAGTAGGGCGGTTCATTGTCATGTCCAGGGCGCTGAAAGAGCGTGGGGTCGGACAGGTGATTATCAGCCACGATGGGGATGTTATCAAGCAGTTGTGCGACCGGGTGCTTCAGTTGTACGGCGACGGACGGTTTACGCACACAACATCATCAGACTTGTTTGCCGAAAAAGGATATGCGGGCGTCCTATCGACTCCGAGCCGCTGA
- the gcvPB gene encoding aminomethyl-transferring glycine dehydrogenase subunit GcvPB gives MSSVKHALLIYERSVPGRVGYTLPDTREGEAEILSAIPDKFRRTEDARLPEVSEPEVMRHFVGLSVKNHHIEKGFYPLGSCTMKYNPKLNDKAASLPDFQDHHPLAPCSSAPGILDLMWELQTYLGEISGFPAVSLQPVAGAQGEFAGLLIMRAYHHSRGSHRTKIIIPDSAHGTNPASVASVGFTTIEVKSNEEGIISPDAVAAVMTDEVAGIMMTNPNTLGLFERHIAEIAKVVHDRGGLMYMDGANLNANMGIFRPADAGFDIMHFNLHKTFSTPHGGGGPGAGAVGVNANLAKFLPLPVLERNAEGKLYFNYARPDSIGRLHSFYGNFGNMVRAYAYIKTYGGVGLRQVSEAAVLNANYLKELLKDDFDLPHRRHCMHEFVLSGNRQKKLGVKTSDISKRLLDFGVHAPTNYFPLIVPEAMMIEPTETETRETLDEFASVMKQIAREAETNPELVTKAPYNTPVRRLDESTAARTLDVNFLG, from the coding sequence ATGTCGTCAGTGAAACATGCGCTGTTGATTTACGAGAGGTCGGTGCCGGGACGCGTGGGGTACACGCTCCCGGACACCCGTGAAGGCGAAGCCGAAATCCTGTCAGCTATTCCGGACAAGTTCCGCCGGACGGAGGACGCGCGTCTTCCGGAGGTGAGCGAACCGGAAGTCATGCGGCACTTCGTGGGCTTGTCGGTCAAGAACCACCATATCGAGAAGGGGTTCTATCCACTTGGGTCATGCACCATGAAGTACAACCCCAAATTGAACGACAAGGCGGCATCGCTGCCCGATTTTCAGGACCATCATCCGCTGGCGCCGTGCAGCAGCGCACCGGGCATATTGGACCTGATGTGGGAGCTGCAGACCTATCTGGGTGAGATCTCCGGATTTCCGGCGGTCTCGCTACAGCCGGTGGCGGGGGCGCAGGGGGAGTTCGCCGGCTTGTTGATTATGCGGGCGTATCATCACTCGCGTGGCAGCCACAGGACCAAGATTATTATCCCGGATTCAGCGCACGGTACGAACCCGGCGTCGGTAGCCTCGGTTGGCTTTACGACGATCGAGGTCAAGTCGAATGAAGAGGGGATCATATCGCCCGATGCGGTCGCCGCTGTTATGACCGACGAGGTCGCGGGTATCATGATGACCAATCCGAACACACTGGGGCTGTTCGAGCGGCATATCGCCGAGATTGCCAAGGTGGTTCATGACCGGGGCGGCTTAATGTACATGGACGGTGCAAATCTAAACGCGAACATGGGAATATTTCGTCCGGCTGATGCCGGATTCGATATCATGCATTTCAACCTGCACAAGACGTTCTCGACACCGCACGGCGGCGGAGGACCTGGCGCGGGAGCTGTTGGGGTGAATGCGAATCTGGCGAAATTCCTGCCGCTGCCGGTGCTGGAGCGAAATGCTGAAGGCAAGCTGTACTTCAATTATGCCAGGCCTGACTCGATTGGCCGTCTGCATAGTTTCTACGGCAATTTCGGAAACATGGTTCGTGCGTACGCCTATATCAAGACGTATGGCGGTGTAGGACTACGTCAGGTGTCGGAAGCGGCGGTGCTCAACGCCAACTATCTCAAAGAGCTCCTGAAGGATGATTTCGATCTGCCGCATCGGCGTCACTGTATGCACGAATTCGTGCTGTCGGGAAATCGTCAAAAGAAGCTCGGTGTGAAGACTTCCGATATTTCCAAGAGGTTACTGGATTTCGGCGTGCACGCGCCGACCAATTATTTTCCGCTTATTGTGCCGGAAGCGATGATGATCGAGCCGACCGAGACAGAAACGCGCGAGACGCTGGACGAGTTTGCCTCGGTCATGAAGCAGATCGCGCGAGAAGCGGAGACAAATCCGGAGCTGGTCACCAAGGCGCCGTACAACACGCCGGTCCGTCGTCTCGACGAAAGCACGGCGGCGCGGACTTTGGATGTCAATTTCCTGGGCTGA
- a CDS encoding thioredoxin family protein codes for MDTVVFVDPKAIDYFTNEVILVKVNAEKDTLSARQFKVMGYPTLVVTDKSGKEIDRVFGYLPTDELIKTVTDYRNGIGTLDDLLGKFASKPERAMAFDIAEKYKGRGEAADGETWYNKVISLGEPKDSLSRESRMAVADLFRRDKQYDKALAAFGAFAADFAGSSQAADAEWYRGDVYRRMKDTANAVKVFEEWVAMHPEADTGDVRYTKELIEKLKNPPPKTAETK; via the coding sequence CTGGACACGGTCGTGTTCGTAGATCCAAAAGCAATCGACTATTTCACGAATGAAGTGATATTGGTAAAGGTAAACGCCGAGAAAGATACGTTGTCGGCAAGACAGTTCAAGGTGATGGGATATCCCACGCTGGTGGTAACCGATAAGAGCGGCAAAGAGATTGATCGCGTGTTTGGATATTTGCCGACTGACGAGCTGATCAAGACGGTTACCGATTATCGAAACGGAATCGGCACACTGGATGATTTGCTTGGCAAGTTCGCTTCGAAACCAGAGCGGGCGATGGCCTTCGACATTGCCGAGAAATACAAGGGGCGGGGGGAAGCGGCTGACGGGGAGACGTGGTACAACAAGGTGATTTCTCTTGGTGAACCCAAGGATTCTCTGTCCCGAGAAAGCCGGATGGCGGTGGCCGACCTGTTTCGTCGTGACAAGCAGTATGACAAGGCGCTGGCTGCATTTGGGGCTTTCGCAGCGGATTTCGCGGGTTCGTCGCAGGCTGCTGATGCCGAATGGTACCGGGGGGATGTGTATCGCCGCATGAAAGATACTGCCAACGCGGTGAAAGTGTTCGAAGAGTGGGTGGCGATGCATCCCGAGGCAGACACCGGCGATGTGCGATACACCAAAGAGCTGATTGAGAAACTAAAGAATCCTCCGCCCAAGACGGCGGAGACCAAATAG